Within the Anguilla rostrata isolate EN2019 chromosome 6, ASM1855537v3, whole genome shotgun sequence genome, the region CCAGGGGCACAGCTCTCGCTGAAGAAACTGGCTGTAAAACGAGGGAGCAACGTAACCCTCGTACGGTAAGCAGTAgcccccttctctctgtgttGTCCACTGCAGAGCCCGTGACCACAaacccacagaactgcatttcaGACGGAACGGCTACTCCCAATCAATGAGACAAGGGACAGCCATTCCAGTTATTATAGCATTTGTGGTAATGTTCTCACTTTAACATAaataacattcatttaattacaatataaaaatataatttaaaaaatgggaacctacacagttgtgtgtgtatgtgtacagggTTGACAAATGACACCCCTCCAGAGTGctccaacgcacacacacatacacacacacacacacaaagacacagaacaCATTCAGCGTCACGGCTTCAGTGTCACTATAACACTTTGCCAGCACTCTCAGGCCTGTGACCCATGACCCCCAACACTACTCACAGAATTCACAGTCATTTGTGTCCTTGTGGATGAGACCCATGGGGACGTTCCAGCCCGCAGTGCGCCCCATTCCAGTGTGACACGACTTCTTGCCCCTCAGGTCAGCCCAGGAGAAGCCTGTGCCCTTCTTCGCCACGGCAACAGCATAGTAAGAGGAGGCGGGGGTATCTCCAGAATTACTACATTTAGCTGTGaatagaaacagacagagagatataaaattacattataaataatGTGGTTCCAAATGAGGGAATTGGTGGATGTAGAGATGGTTGGAACAGATAAACCAGCCTATCAGGGGTGGTTCTGAAGGTGGTTCTGACGGCGGTTCTGTGTTTGACCGGTACCTTCATCATACTGCTCCGCCATGACCGGAACCAGGCCACACATCCCCGCAGTGTACAACTCCCCTCCATCCAACGTCATGGCATCTGCCTCTTTACGCTGAGATGAGTGAGAGAAACATAAAGAGAGATAGAAATAGGTAGAGACACACATGAATaaaaagagatgagagagagaaagagggagagagacggagacaaagaaataaagaaggaacaaaaagagaggaagagagaagcagCAAGAGAGAAATTTAACTGTCCTTCCCAAAAAATTGTATCTACATTTCTTAACACCGGATCTTGTTATGTAAGGCATAATCCCTGACGAGGCGGTCAGCTATTGAGAAATAAAGGCAGccgcagaggggagggggcttgCCTCTGTGAAGGCCATTATTTACCCATAGCTGACCAACTCATGCCTATTCAGGAGCATCGGCTAACGGGGTGCTGGAGCAAGATACAAGGCAAGTTGCCACTAGTAGGTCATCGGACTCTCCTTAATACAAATTagcataaaatgtaataacGGACTGTCTCCTGACATCAATGGCATAACACTGTCTACCTGGACCAGACAACACAAAACCGCTGTATCGATAGCTGAAAGACaactactttttattttttattattctgctCTGCCTCTGTAATTCTggctcactgtctctctcctgacCCTGTCAGTGTCGCCGGCATTTATTTGCTCCCCGGCCTCTGATTCAGCCTCACACCTTTTGTAATGTCGCTAACACTAGGTCAGTTTTCTCTTCGCCCACTGCAAATCTGATTGAATGTACCGTACAGCTAGCGCAAGTCATACAACTAGgcacaatcacaaaaaaagttgTCAGCTGTGGCGCGTCTTTCTGCGGAGTGATATGAACAGTTCTAGGTTAAATCGGACTGTTACGCATAGCAGCAGTCATTATAAAGTAATATCTGACCACTGAATGCCTaaagtgaccaatcagaatcgaaaATTGAACAAAGCCGTGTAATGAACCATGTTATACCATGATCTTTTTGATGCAGTCGTCCACGGTGGGTGCAGTAGCACAGCTGATCTTGTCTTTTCAGAGTCTGGATCGATGCTTGAGGCCCAGTTATCGCATTTTCTGGTCTCCTCATGCCCCACCGCGCACCACTTCACCTCCTTGGCATCCCGCTTCATGTCAGTGCCAGCTGTGGGCAAGGGGATCCGCCAAGCACAAATGAGCCAGCCGGACACGGATATGGCTCCTGCTGATacattgtgtgcgtgtgtatgtgtgtgtgtcagagtgagtgtgcgtgtgtgtgtgtgcgtgtatgtgtgtgtgcatgtttgtgtgtgagcatgtgtgcatgtgcgtctctttgtgtgtgcgtgcgtgtatgtgtgtgtgtttgtgtgcgtgggtgtttgtgtgtacgtgtgtgcgtgtgcacgtgtgtgttcgtctgtgcgtgtgtgcgcgcacatgtgtgagtgcatgcatgcgcgtgtgtctctgtgtgcgtgcatgtgagtgcgcgtgtgtccgtgtgcatgcgggtgtgtgtgtatgtgtgtgcgcatatggcTCCTGCtgatacactgtgtgtgtgtgtatgtgtgcacgcctgtgtgtgtgtgcgcacgcacgtgtgtgtgcgcatgtgtgtgcttgcatgcgagtgcatgtatgcatgcatgtgtgtgcgcatgtgcctgtgtgtgcgtatgtgtctcACCTTTCTGCAGCGAGCGGACGATGCTCATATACTCTGCACCCAGGTAAAGGAAGCTCTCTGTGCTCTTGGGAATCTGGACCAGTTTGACAGTGGAGTCTTTGAAGAGCAGGTCCTTGGCTTTGTAGTTGGTGGACGAGAAAAGGGAAAATTtctgttgcacacacacaggcacaaacacaaccGGATTAGAACCTGACCACCCATTCCACAACAGAAGCTCTGGTTGAGCTGGCGCAGCCATATGGGGGAGACATATAGGTGTGGCAGGTGAATGGTACAAGTGTACAGGCCAGTGGTGCAGGTGTAGTGGCCCAGGTGTAAAGAAGGATGGTACAGATGTGACATTGTCAGGTGAGTCGGTTGCACATGACACAGGTGAGCAGCGAGGGTACGACTGATGGACAGCACAGGTGTTTCAGGTGTACAGGTAAAGAGTGTACCATGGCTGTCTGAAGCATTTGCCAGATACGGTCAGCCAGGTCTGCGTCCTTACGGCTGACCACAGCATGGGCGGGCACTTTGGCCAGGTGGCATTCAGTAAAGTCATTGACGCTCTTCCTGGTGCCATCCTTACACAGCAGCTCGTATTTTGATTTCTCTGAGTCTACAAACAGGAAGTAGGAAACAGGAGGCGGAGTCAGTTATGCACATGCTGTGAGTGGTAGGCCTTGTCTGAAACAGCATGCCTGCCTACTACTGAGTACACAAGTTGTGTACAACTTGTATGCAACTTGTACACTCAATAGTAAGCAAATCAGCTGTTTCAGACACGGCCCTAGCTTCTCTCCAGAAAAGGACATAAAGAAAAAACTGCAAGAGTAACCAAGGGGCCAAGACCAGGCTTAGTGTTTGAAGGTCACTTCCTGGTGTTGTTGAGAGACATTGCTCTCTAGCGCCAGtgtggttggctccagtataggtctGTCAGCCACCAGATTAATTATAAGCCAACAGTACCAATGCGGTCAAAATATGAAGTCAATCATTTTTACATCAACgataggtgttttttctttgtctagtGTCTCCGTATGTGTcaatttgttaagttattgtatcattttgagaatatttgaaaattttgtggaccaatcagggacagtttgcatcGCTGCCTATTCACAGCGTATCACTCGAATGTCTATGGGTAAGGGCACAGTCACTTTGTCCATATTGGGTTTTTTTAAGGTCTATGAGAGTAACGTGAGCATTGACGTCAGCATCAGCACATTTGTCATCAGTTCACACAAGTCTTATTAACACATATTACATGTTTCATATTACACAGCAAGCAAGTGCCAATCGGACCGCCATTAGTGCCAGATTTGGTCCCCTTCTGCTAACAACAGGGCTGTTCATCCTTCATCCTTCTCTTTTGCATTCTTTTAACACCAGATACCTCATCTTGACTGCTTAGCCACAACTGTACACCAGTGGACTAATTTGCAAAAGGTTCGCTGCGCTCTGTCAGGCCAATAAGGCACAATTTGAATTGGTGAATTTGTGATTACCTGGGACTGTCGTATGTTTCACAAAGGCTACATCACCACCACGCTCCACCAGGCACCTGACAAGAGAGAAAAGGATAAGATGTCCGACAacccatatttattttcttaagagtgactccaaacacacagaaaattttactttgtcatttttttttaaaaaaaaaaaaaaacagaatccaTGTATGAAATCACAAATCAAAGCACACTAAAGCAactcaggttaagcaccttactTGGGcgtgcaacagcagtgtcctgccTGGGAATGAAACCTGCAGCCCCATTCCTTACCCACCCCAAAGCCTAAACTGAACATGCTGGATAgagccaatattaaaatgtcCCTCTCAATGTGGTCCAACACTCACATTAgcttttttctgtgtatgtCAATGGTTTGAAGACAGACACAGCACGGACATAgcagaactgaaaaatgtacatcAACCACGTTGTTCATGCTGAGAGAAGGCAGTTGTACCGtccacttaaaataaaatttctgacTGGTTTTTATCTAACTAGTTTCCCATTTTCTCATGAAATTTCAACTATTTTTCCAAAGAAGGAAATCTCCAACTTTATTTGTGTGATAGTCAGAGACAGAATATTCTCCATAGTCGGTAGTCAGCCACCCCTAATAACTATGAcgattaaaaattattttgtttgcacACCCTGTGCAATACGGTAAACCagagattttcatttctgaccCTGGCGGGCAGCAGTTTTCTCGGGACCAGGaccagggatgaagatcatggGGGTAGATAGggagagatcagaggagaaaGCAATGGtagccctgcagggggcgctgtgggacTCACTTGAAGGCTCCACTGTAGTCATAGTAGGGATTCTTGTGTGTACGGGAGCAGTCGTTCCCGCACAGCTTACACAGGTTCTTGTACTTCTTAGCGTGCATATCCTGGTCAGCTCCCGGAACACAACTTTCAGAGAAGAACTCTGACACGGCTGCAGAGAAAAcggaaaatgcatttcagtgcaCTGAAACATGcttaaaaatgcactgaaacatgacaaaaatacactgaagcgtgtttaaaaatgcactaaaacatgtttaaaaacatactGAAGCATGTTTTACAATGCCCTGAAACGTTtgaaaatgcactgaaacaTGCTTAGACATGTTAAAACAAGTTtgaaaatgcactgaaacacacataggcatgttgaaaatgtttaaaagcgCACTGAAATATGCCCAGAAATGTGctgtaaacacatttaaacacacaggCAAGGATTTATACACATTCTTGCACACACCGCACTGTGACAATTTTCATCGCACTGGCAAACATGACTTTCACTCCTGTGCTTTTCATCCGCCACCGGTGTTCTCAACACAATAAGGCAAAATCATGGGAATGTCTCCTTGGACCTATTTCACTGCATGGCCTAAAAGAAACTACATGGCCCACAGTGCAGTGCGGCAGATCACCTTTCACAAGAGTTTCATCGTCGATTCCACCCCAGGAGATCTGATTCTGAGCTAGCAGAGTACCGATGGGAATTTTCCAACCAGCAGACTTCCCCAGGCCCGTGTGACATGACTTCTTCCCCTTCAGATCTTTGAACCCGAAGTTCGTGCCCGCCTTTGCCACGGCAACAGCGTAGAAGCAGGTGTCAGAGCCTacaggggaagggggtggagaCAACTTAGTGAGTTTTCaccctgctttctctctctctcaaccccaCTGTCTGTGTCTTTACCCTGCTCCCTCCGTTTATGCAACATGGAACCTGTAATCACCAACTGAGCGTTCAACAGCATTAGATTAAAGAAGCACATAGAGAAATATCATACCATTCATCACAAAGGAACGATTCTCTGTTGAAAAAGATTGCCTCTACACATGAACTCCCCCTTGCCCCACCACCCcattaactgtgctgcaatccTTTATATCAGGAATGTTCAACCAGTAGCTCTGGAGTCAAATGTGGGCCACTGTAGTCCTAGCCATTTTatcattgagaaaaaaaaaatgagacagGGCACACAAGCCCCCCTGCTTGAGTTATATCAGCTATGcatcctcaatcttatccagaaagggccggtctGGGTGCAggaacacacctgattctactaatcaaggtccttagcaaagactctagtggttgattagtagaatcaggtgtgtaactgcttggttggaatgaaagcctgcacccacaccggccctttctggataagattgaggacccctgctctaTGGTGTTTATTTCcatgtatatataatttattgacCTATGATTCATGATACCAACATAGCTGTAATCTTATCATAACCTTCACCCTTCACTGCCGTGTCGAAAGCCCCTGGCCTACCTGGGCCGTAGTCCTCGGCGATGATCGGGTGCAGGTCATAGTTTTCGAGTCCAGCATGGTAGATATCACCTCCATCTAGGGTAACAGCATCTGCTTCCctatcctgagagagagagagatttgagttTTAACAAACCTTTATTGTACAATACACAGCCAATGGCAACAACAAaccaaaattaagaaaaaaaaattatatatatataaaaaacaaagcgagaaagaaaaacaataggACGCACAATTAACATAAAGCATTGGTTACACCGTCATCTTAGTATGCTGTTAAATACTAATTCTCCTCCCTCCAGCCTACACTCAGCCTCCCCACGGCACCACCTATcctgaaaaaacacaaatatccTGCATCCTACTGTAGTACTCAAAGTCTGCTGACACCCTTGATCTGATGAGAGACTTATGCATCTCAATGATGCTCACCGTTACCCCCGcttctacttttttttcctgctgaggtacacagccagagagagagagcgagagagagagatgcaaaaTGCACGAAGGAATTTTTGTTCCTAAATACATTACTTTCTTCGCCAGCACGCACcgttcttttatttattttcacccgCACAATCTATTATGGgcttttatatgtattttgaaagccgtactaaaaactaaaaactgttatgagcaaaaatgtttttaatcattAGTCAGACGTATATTAACGACAGACGCTTTGAAATTCACATCAATCAGACTTTTCGCCATAGATGCCGGCGATAGAGTGACAGCGCCGTCCACTCACCTTAATGGCTTTTATGCAACCATCTGCCCCTTCTTTCTGCACGCACGTCAAAAGGTCCTTCAGTTCATTTTTGCCCGCTAGGTCGTCACATTTCTTCTTCTCTGCTTCAGACTGCGCGCACCATTTCACCGGAGGAGCTGCCAGTGCCGAGGCTGTGGGGGGAAGGCGACCAGACAGCAGCGCCACACCTGACACGGTTATTCTAATGATCGTACTTTTTGCCCCATCATTGCCGTGCACGACTCTTAATTGCAGCGCTAACACTTGGAGAAACAGCGGTCAAACAGTTTCATCGTCATTCTAACCATTGTTCCTCATCATTTTTAACGttaatttatataattcttTTTATTAGGGAACAGAAGGTTCGGTACTTTACCGAGGCATCCAATGAGGAGCAAAGACACGACAGCCTTCATGTCTGTGGGATTCTGGCGTTGTTTCTGATTGGGAAAAGTGCAGATTAAAACCAGGCCAGCGCCGCGGCTTTTATACCTGACGGGTGGGCTGAGTTTGCTGGATAAAAACTCTGTTTGTTCAAGCTTTCCCAATACCTGGTCCACATATCTGGACGCATAATACAGCGGCAAACACGACCACGTGTGTGCGGGGGCTTGCGAGCCGTTCCTGAAATGGAGGGAATTGTTTCGGGTCAATTTGGTAGGCTACAGGTCGTTTCTTCACGTTGGAATTGCCGCGCAAATTCCCCTGTATGTTAATGGTACGCTAAAGTGTTTAATGTGAGCGGCGATGTAATGACACTGAGTCTCCCCAGTATTTGTGTACATGTCCACAAACAACTTATCAAGGTGCAAAAAGGTGAAAAACAACATCAATACTAAGTAAAATGAGCTTGTAGCTCAGATGTTGCTGGTTCTAATGTCGCTTTTCCACcacatggtaccggctcaactcgactcgacttttttggttttccatcgggcaaaagttgtggatagtaccaggtactttttttggtatcacctccgtcgaggttccaagcgagctgaggcgataccaaaaggttGACGTGAAAATACTGCAGACCACTGAGTGGTCAGAGCAACGCGTTTCATGCGGTGTCGCTatatgacgaccagctacattgacgggggtactgTCTGtagtggaaaacaaagtacctggtaccaacaGCGAGTAGAGttgagtcgagttgagccggtaccaacGCACGTGTTACGGCAGTATCTCATTCTCATTGTTTTACGCGCatcagtttttaaattaatctggCTGCGAAGAAAAATacagctgaagaagaagaagtggCAGAACGGCCGACCGGCGTCAGCCTCGTCCCCGTTCCCGCCCAAAAACCCGTTCAAATTACGCTTCTGCACTGTGTTTAAAACGTGTCACAAAGGGCTCTGTGTGACAAAATGGGTTATGACAAGATCTCTTTCTTTGTGTGcggatttttcttttctctttctttccttttttttttttaaatcaagcaaagcaaagcaaacagaGAGTGTTGAGAAATTTGGGAATTTCTAATCCGAACAAGGTCTCACAGGTTGACACCGCAAGCCAGTGGGCACATGATAATGTTTTGTCAGTACACACGGCAGTTGGACATGACCAGTGACCAGGGTGTGTGCGGTTGACTGGGTTCGGGGCAGAATTTCCTGCCAGATCCTGACTGGGCCATCAGGTGGCCTTGGATATTGGGAGTGTTTGCTCAGGAAACTGAACCAATGACAACAAACTTATTATGCTCacatacccacccccccctcccccaccccccgccccccaaccaaCCCACCAAAACCTTTCCcgttacctctctctctcttctgctaaaatgaatgttttcaacATATTTGGGCTGGCAGGTGGTCCATCCTGGTCATACGCTGGATTTTGAGGGAGCCTCAGAGCTTGTGCTCTGCTTCATTGACtcccttacattacattagatttaCCAGTTGCTATCGTCTATCCCGTGTGCCATCAAAGGAATCTTCCTCCAAAGACTATTTAAATAGTTATAGTTCAAAGACACGCCAGCAGTATCCTACcctggatttgaacctgcacgCTCAGTACCCTTTCCAAATTACActatactgcccccccccccccccatcccccactaCGCTACGCGTTGCGTGCGAACCGCACGCCTGCAGGCTTTGCACTTCTGGCGAGACGACCCGTGACCCGCGACCCGCCAGGCAGTGCTCCCCCTAAGAAGAAACGGGCATCACGGGCGACCCCGCAAAAATACAACTGGGCCTTCGAAACCGGGCACAGAAACGGCGTGCAGTCCGGATAGACACACGTTAGGTAATTCAGGCTGTTAAGATAACATGACATGCGGATTGCTCCATCGACATGGTGGAGCAATGGTGGTGCgatgtggggtttttttccgattggggggcggggggggctcaCATGGCTTTGAGGAATTTACTGGCTGGCTCAATTCCTTCCCGACAAGAGAACATTCCAGAATGGAGGAGGTCTGTTGGGTTTTTCCACATCGTACTCagagaaacaacagaaaaaaaactgagaaaaaaaaaatcagagagaggacCATCCCTTTGACATGCGAAAGTGCAAACTTGCAGACAcatctggccaatcagattCCACCTAAGAGGAGGTGGCTTTCCGTGATTGGGCAGTGGCTGTCACAGGCTACCTGTTGCCACATCTCAATACAAATATTGAagcagactgcatttataaagcgCTTTTTCCACTACGGGGACACAAATcgctttacaattaatgcctctcattcacccattcacccaACGGCAAACGGCAGGCATGCAAGATGCCAACCAGCTCGCCAAGGGCAATGAGGTGTTAAGTATCTTCGCTCAAGGACAACTTTGATGCTTTTTTGCCCAGAGGGGTCGGGACTCTCAAACCGCCAACTCTCCAGACGATGGCTCTGGCAACTATCTCCCCATATCTCCCTCTCCGTGTCTCCCAGTCTGGCTCCAGGGGCTGGTGGGAAAAGTGCCTTGTCATGACCGCCCCGCCCGCACAAGACAACTGCATGAAAAAACTCGGAtcgagctgcccccccccccccccccccccccccccccttccccgctgGCCCCCACTTCCACTGTTTGCCGAGCAAAGTTCAGTGGACCTGGAGGGACTGCCGCCCCCCCTggtcacccctcacccctcatgCAGGGACGCTGCCACAGTGAGCGTGTGCGGAGGAGGGCGGGCGGTGAGTCAGCGGCTCTACGGcgagggtgaaaaaaaaaaaaagacccaggAGCAAGGCGAACGGCGGAGACGCCATGATGAGTCGGGGGAGCGGGCAGCTCCGGTCCGAGTTTTGTCATGCAGTTGTCTTGTATACATCGaaggggtgaaaaaaaacacacacacacacacactcgctgtcTGAAAACTGTCTCAGCTGTGTGCAAAGTGCCGTTTTAATGCTGTGCTCCAACAGCATTTTCACTGAACTGCCCCCACAGAAACTCTCAGGTGGGAGGTCACTGCAAGAGTTttactccccgccccccccccctctcacacacacacacattttaattctttatttaggtccacatttataaaatacatcataaggacccaaatatatttcagttgctgtctggTGTCCTTCACTTGAGTAGCAGAAAGCACACCAGTAGGGATAAcgcaaacaaaatgcaggttaGACATTTGCATCTCAATTGCACCGACAGGAAACATTACGGGTACAAGAAACATCTTCTCCTCCAAAAACCGCGACTGCCTATAATGGAGGAAACTGAGCAATATTCTGCT harbors:
- the tfa gene encoding LOW QUALITY PROTEIN: transferrin-a (The sequence of the model RefSeq protein was modified relative to this genomic sequence to represent the inferred CDS: deleted 2 bases in 1 codon); amino-acid sequence: MKAVVSLLLIGCLASALAAPPVKWCAQSEAEKKKCDDLAGKNELKDLLTCVQKEGADGCIKAIKDREADAVTLDGGDIYHAGLENYDLHPIIAEDYGPGSDTCFYAVAVAKAGTNFGFKDLKGKKSCHTGLGKSAGWKIPIGTLLAQNQISWGGIDDETLVKAVSEFFSESCVPGADQDMHAKKYKNLCKLCGNDCSRTHKNPYYDYSGAFKCLVERGGDVAFVKHTTVPDSEKSKYELLCKDGTRKSVNDFTECHLAKVPAHAVVSRKDADLADRIWQMLQTAMKFSLFSSTNYKAKDLLFKDSTVKLVQIPKSTESFLYLGAEYMSIVRSLQKAGTDMKRDAKEVKWCAVGHEETRKCDNWASSIDPDSEDKISCATAPTVDDCIKKIMRKEADAMTLDGGELYTAGMCGLVPVMAEQYDEAKCSNSGDTPASSYYAVAVAKKGTGFSWADLRGKKSCHTGMGRTAGWNVPMGLIHKDTNDCEFSSFFSESCAPGADEGSSLCKLCVGKGKDNVGGVKCRASTEELYYGNSGAFRCLAEGGGDVAFVKHTIVGENSDGNGPSWASALKSADFELLCRDNTRAPVSDYVKCHLAKVPAHAVVTRPEMQDQVVAFLKDQESLFGINGSDTGLFKMFQSEGSNLLFKDSTKCLQEVIKGQSFKDFLGKEYYDAVTSLKTCSTSVSELEKACTFHTCQQKV